One segment of Falco rusticolus isolate bFalRus1 chromosome 3, bFalRus1.pri, whole genome shotgun sequence DNA contains the following:
- the PSMG2 gene encoding proteasome assembly chaperone 2 isoform X1 has protein sequence MFVPCDRGGGSVSSEFEGFTLLMPAVSVGNVGQLAIDLVISTLDMTKVGYFYTDCLVPMVGNNPYATAEENSVELSINAEVYSLPSKKLVVLQIRSPFIKNKYRPFCQMLLSWVKSSKCAQVVLLSSSHAYQRDDEQLLGTPLRYLLTPDLEKAFGGLMQELNWKEMEKVAAYPGINDTEKILHIPGGGITKLLFTESCSKGIPMAVLLKFCSEGDNIPDAFALVNYLNEWLQLIKSESNSSTDASSQWKIPSSWRLLFGSGLPPALF, from the exons ATGTTTGTTCCTTGCGACCGTGGCGGGGGCTCCGTCAGCTCCGAATTTGAAGGCTTCACTCTGCTTATG CCAGCAGTGTCGGTGGGAAATGTTGGTCAACTGGCAATAGATCTGGTGATTTCCACGCTTGACATGACTAAAGTGGGTTACTTCTACACTGATTGCTTGGTGCCAATGGTTGGAAATAATCCATatgcaacagcagaagaaaactcaGTGGAGCTGAGTATAAATGCCGAAG TGTATTCGTTACCTTCAAAGAAACTTGTCGTTCTGCAGATCAGATCACCTTTTATAAAG AACAAGTACAGGCCATTCTGTCAAATGCTGCTTTCTTGGGTGAAAAGTAGCAAATGTGCCCAAGTTGTTCTTCTGTCTAGCAGCCATGCCTACCAGCGTGATGATGAGCAACTTCTTGG GACACCACTACGCTACCTACTTACACCTGACCTGGAGAAAGCATTTGGAGGCCTTATGCAGGAgctgaactggaaagaaatggaaaaagtagCAGCTTACCCTGGAataaatgatacagaaaaaattCTACATATTCCTGGAGGTGGCATCACAAAACTATTGTTTACTGAGAG CTGTTCAAAAGGAATCCCAATGGCAGTTCTTCTGAAATTCTGCTCAGAAGGGGACAACATCCCTGATGCATTTGCTCTTGTTAACTATCTTAATGAATGGCTTCAGCTAATTAAAAGTGAA agcAACAGTTCCACAGATGCTTCTTCACAATGGAAAATACCAAGTTCTTGGCGCTTACTTTTTGGCAGTGGTCTTCCACCTGCACTCTTCTGA
- the PSMG2 gene encoding proteasome assembly chaperone 2 isoform X2, which yields MTKVGYFYTDCLVPMVGNNPYATAEENSVELSINAEVYSLPSKKLVVLQIRSPFIKNKYRPFCQMLLSWVKSSKCAQVVLLSSSHAYQRDDEQLLGTPLRYLLTPDLEKAFGGLMQELNWKEMEKVAAYPGINDTEKILHIPGGGITKLLFTESCSKGIPMAVLLKFCSEGDNIPDAFALVNYLNEWLQLIKSESNSSTDASSQWKIPSSWRLLFGSGLPPALF from the exons ATGACTAAAGTGGGTTACTTCTACACTGATTGCTTGGTGCCAATGGTTGGAAATAATCCATatgcaacagcagaagaaaactcaGTGGAGCTGAGTATAAATGCCGAAG TGTATTCGTTACCTTCAAAGAAACTTGTCGTTCTGCAGATCAGATCACCTTTTATAAAG AACAAGTACAGGCCATTCTGTCAAATGCTGCTTTCTTGGGTGAAAAGTAGCAAATGTGCCCAAGTTGTTCTTCTGTCTAGCAGCCATGCCTACCAGCGTGATGATGAGCAACTTCTTGG GACACCACTACGCTACCTACTTACACCTGACCTGGAGAAAGCATTTGGAGGCCTTATGCAGGAgctgaactggaaagaaatggaaaaagtagCAGCTTACCCTGGAataaatgatacagaaaaaattCTACATATTCCTGGAGGTGGCATCACAAAACTATTGTTTACTGAGAG CTGTTCAAAAGGAATCCCAATGGCAGTTCTTCTGAAATTCTGCTCAGAAGGGGACAACATCCCTGATGCATTTGCTCTTGTTAACTATCTTAATGAATGGCTTCAGCTAATTAAAAGTGAA agcAACAGTTCCACAGATGCTTCTTCACAATGGAAAATACCAAGTTCTTGGCGCTTACTTTTTGGCAGTGGTCTTCCACCTGCACTCTTCTGA